A region from the Nitrospirota bacterium genome encodes:
- a CDS encoding branched-chain amino acid ABC transporter permease produces the protein MTPVQLEVFLQTLIAGLLLGGLYALIGLGMTLIMGVMKIINLAHGELMMVAMYIAYWMFVLFHIDPYLSVFIATPVLFLLGAAIQKFLINPMLKVESILPENQVILTVGIGMVLANLATLFFKSDYRSTPVDYATSAFYLSDFWKASPIELSLSLPWAVSFIFAVGITIALWFFLARTDTGKSIRATAQDTDAALLMGVNVKMMRVVTFGIGSGLVGAAGCLFLPIYYLFPSLGGQFTLIAFVITILGGLGSTVGAIIGGLILGVFESMTATYIGMGWAPVGRFVVFVACLIFLPGGVASLLKKKRFGK, from the coding sequence ATGACGCCTGTCCAGCTTGAGGTCTTTCTGCAAACCCTGATAGCGGGCCTGCTGCTCGGCGGCCTGTATGCCCTCATCGGCTTGGGCATGACCCTCATCATGGGGGTGATGAAGATAATCAACCTGGCGCACGGCGAGCTTATGATGGTGGCCATGTATATTGCCTACTGGATGTTTGTTCTCTTTCACATTGACCCTTATTTGTCCGTTTTTATAGCTACCCCGGTCCTGTTCTTATTAGGCGCAGCAATCCAGAAATTCCTGATCAACCCGATGCTCAAGGTGGAATCCATACTGCCGGAGAACCAGGTCATCCTGACAGTGGGGATCGGCATGGTGCTGGCAAACCTTGCCACGCTGTTTTTTAAATCCGATTACCGTTCCACTCCTGTTGATTACGCGACCAGCGCATTTTACCTGAGTGATTTCTGGAAGGCCTCTCCGATCGAGCTTTCCCTGTCGCTCCCATGGGCGGTCTCATTTATCTTTGCTGTTGGAATTACCATCGCGCTGTGGTTTTTTCTTGCGAGAACCGACACGGGCAAATCCATCAGGGCCACTGCGCAGGACACTGACGCCGCCCTGCTCATGGGAGTAAATGTAAAGATGATGAGGGTGGTCACTTTTGGAATTGGATCCGGGCTTGTCGGAGCGGCAGGCTGCCTTTTCCTCCCGATATATTATTTGTTCCCCTCGCTCGGCGGACAGTTCACTCTCATTGCCTTTGTCATTACAATTCTTGGAGGCCTGGGCTCAACCGTCGGCGCGATAATCGGCGGACTGATTTTGGGAGTTTTTGAATCCATGACCGCAACCTATATCGGAATGGGCTGGGCGCCTGTCGGAAGATTCGTCGTCTTTGTGGCGTGCCTGATATTTCTCCCCGGAGGCGTTGCTTCGCTTTTGAAGAAAAAGAGGTTCGGGAAATGA
- a CDS encoding branched-chain amino acid ABC transporter permease, which yields MTQESAKVQKSKVKSQKSIPPYPTLIILAILAVLPLTGLSSYMMHIFILVIMWAVIGMAWNLLGGYCGQVSFGHAAYFGVGAYTAGILYSKLGLSPWWGIPLSIIVVALFSFVLGFIVLRLRGPFFALATLASGEVMRVTAENLQPLTGGTLGILVQERTWIVKTWYYYVILAIAAGTFFLVKKLIESKLGYYFVAIREDQDAAESLGINTTLYKTLALCISGVLTGIAGAFYTNYMGYIDPHVAFALHDISIITIMIVMVGGVATFWGPFAGAVIMVLLAEYIRSMPGLGAAHQTLFGILLIVIIIFLPNGIVGDFPKLKRLLGLRSASQ from the coding sequence ATGACACAAGAAAGTGCAAAAGTGCAAAAGTCAAAAGTCAAAAGCCAAAAGTCCATCCCCCCTTATCCCACTCTAATCATATTGGCGATTCTTGCGGTCCTGCCGCTTACCGGGTTGAGTTCATACATGATGCATATCTTTATTCTTGTCATCATGTGGGCGGTTATCGGCATGGCGTGGAACCTGCTTGGCGGATACTGCGGGCAGGTATCTTTCGGACACGCGGCGTACTTCGGCGTGGGCGCATATACTGCGGGGATACTCTACTCCAAACTCGGCCTCTCTCCGTGGTGGGGTATTCCATTAAGCATCATTGTTGTCGCCCTCTTCTCTTTCGTTTTAGGATTTATAGTCCTGAGACTGAGAGGCCCGTTCTTTGCGCTTGCCACACTCGCAAGCGGAGAGGTCATGAGGGTCACGGCAGAGAACTTACAGCCATTGACCGGCGGCACCCTCGGCATATTGGTCCAGGAGAGGACGTGGATAGTAAAGACATGGTATTACTATGTCATCCTCGCAATAGCGGCAGGCACATTTTTTCTGGTAAAGAAATTGATAGAGTCGAAGCTCGGATATTATTTTGTGGCAATAAGGGAAGACCAGGATGCCGCTGAATCACTCGGAATAAATACCACGTTATACAAGACCCTGGCATTGTGCATCAGCGGCGTGCTGACCGGGATCGCAGGCGCATTTTATACGAACTACATGGGCTACATTGACCCGCACGTAGCATTCGCGCTCCATGATATTTCGATCATCACCATCATGATTGTCATGGTAGGCGGCGTTGCCACTTTCTGGGGGCCTTTTGCAGGCGCTGTCATCATGGTCCTGCTTGCTGAATATATAAGGTCCATGCCGGGGCTCGGGGCCGCGCATCAGACGCTATTTGGAATTTTACTGATCGTCATAATTATCTTTTTGCCCAACGGCATAGTCGGTGATTTCCCGAAGCTTAAAAGGTTGTTAGGATTGCGGAGCGCTTCACAATGA
- a CDS encoding ABC transporter ATP-binding protein, with the protein MNLLSVKNVSMFFGGLAAISDVSFEIRKGEILGLIGPNGAGKTTLFNVVNGFYHPSKGEVFFSGNKISGLKPHRICKLGIARTFQVVKPLQRMSVHDNVIASAFLRAKNRARAEETARETIDFAGLSEDRDVISKSLPLGKRKKLEIARALATQPELILLDESFAGLNPSELDESIEIIKKIKQRGITIMIIEHHMKVIMSISDRIVVLNYGQKIAEGTPHEIGHSPLVIEAYLGEAQGA; encoded by the coding sequence ATGAACTTACTGTCAGTGAAAAATGTCTCGATGTTCTTCGGCGGATTAGCCGCGATAAGCGATGTCTCCTTTGAGATCAGAAAGGGAGAGATACTCGGGCTTATCGGGCCTAACGGCGCTGGGAAGACGACCCTCTTTAATGTCGTGAACGGTTTTTATCATCCGTCAAAAGGAGAGGTCTTTTTCAGCGGAAACAAGATTTCGGGATTGAAACCACACCGGATATGCAAGCTTGGTATCGCGCGGACCTTTCAGGTGGTAAAGCCCCTGCAAAGAATGAGCGTGCATGACAATGTGATCGCGTCCGCTTTTTTAAGGGCGAAAAACAGGGCGCGGGCAGAAGAGACGGCCCGCGAGACAATCGACTTTGCCGGGCTTTCCGAAGACAGGGATGTTATTTCAAAGAGCCTGCCCCTCGGCAAAAGAAAAAAGCTTGAGATCGCGCGCGCCCTTGCAACACAGCCGGAGCTGATTTTGTTAGATGAGTCTTTCGCCGGGCTTAATCCCTCCGAGCTTGATGAGTCCATTGAGATCATTAAAAAGATAAAGCAGCGGGGAATAACCATAATGATAATTGAACACCACATGAAGGTCATCATGTCTATTTCAGACAGGATCGTTGTTTTAAACTACGGCCAGAAGATTGCGGAAGGCACGCCCCATGAGATTGGGCACAGCCCGCTTGTCATTGAGGCGTACCTCGGAGAGGCGCAAGGCGCTTGA